Proteins from a genomic interval of Rhodococcus rhodochrous:
- a CDS encoding TetR/AcrR family transcriptional regulator → MTERTTRDVILDAARPLFAERGFNGTTIRDVAEAAGVSPALVMKLTGSKAELFQAAAPDSPGLAEATRHDEPVGYRMVRAVVERRDSDDYDFWAMAPFLIREAADPAVVRARTNERVVARIAALIGDESAGLVRSQMVVTLLLGLAGSLRTFELLSPDEMPGETLIETYGRLVQSVVDDPEL, encoded by the coding sequence GTGACCGAGCGAACCACCCGCGACGTCATCCTCGACGCCGCACGGCCGCTGTTCGCCGAGCGCGGCTTCAACGGCACCACGATCAGGGACGTCGCCGAAGCGGCCGGTGTCTCACCGGCTCTCGTGATGAAACTGACCGGCAGCAAGGCCGAACTCTTCCAGGCGGCCGCCCCGGACTCGCCCGGACTCGCCGAGGCCACCCGTCACGACGAGCCGGTCGGGTACCGGATGGTGCGTGCGGTCGTCGAACGACGGGATTCGGACGATTACGACTTCTGGGCGATGGCACCCTTCCTGATCCGTGAGGCAGCGGATCCTGCTGTGGTCCGCGCGCGGACGAACGAGCGGGTCGTCGCCCGGATCGCGGCACTGATCGGGGACGAATCCGCGGGGCTGGTGCGCTCGCAGATGGTCGTCACCCTCCTGCTGGGACTGGCGGGCAGCCTGAGGACGTTCGAGTTGCTGTCGCCCGACGAGATGCCCGGCGAGACCCTGATCGAGACCTACGGCCGGCTCGTCCAGTCGGTCGTCGACGATCCCGAACTCTGA
- a CDS encoding MFS transporter, which translates to MGRTTPASGTTITTLLSLAGLVAALQTTLVIPLLPDFPEILDVSAGAATWLVTITLLTGAVATPIVSRSADMFGKRRMMVLSLAMMVVGSLIAALGGSYIAVLVGRALQGFSSALIPVAMAVLRDLLPREKVAGAVALTSATMGIGGALGLPAAGILYDTLGWASVFYVSAAAGVLLLVGILVTVPAGASGTRGRFDLVGAVLLSLALVALLLGISKGPVWGWSSPQTLVSLGAAAVVLAIWVPYELRVPVPMVDLRVSSRRPVLLTNIAGLFVGFAAYANTLSTTQQLQLPEITGFGFGLSAATAGLCMVPGGLTMLVVSPLSARMTARFGGRTTLLAAGLLMTVAYGFRMIFDDTVALIVIGSVLVSIGNAMAFATMPALIMAVVPLTETAAANGVNSLLRTIGSSGMSAVVAALVAGLTMEAAGTVFPAHSAFVAMFGIAGAATFSASLAAMFLPRHRPSTTRVAGASVEAKA; encoded by the coding sequence ATGGGACGAACGACACCGGCGTCGGGCACGACGATCACGACGCTGCTGAGCCTGGCGGGTCTCGTCGCGGCTCTGCAGACCACGCTGGTCATTCCGCTGCTTCCGGACTTCCCCGAGATCCTCGACGTCTCCGCCGGCGCCGCGACGTGGCTGGTGACCATCACGCTGCTGACCGGAGCGGTGGCGACCCCTATCGTCTCGCGGTCGGCCGACATGTTCGGCAAGCGCCGAATGATGGTGCTGTCGCTGGCGATGATGGTCGTGGGGTCGCTGATCGCCGCGCTCGGCGGGAGCTACATCGCCGTCCTCGTCGGCCGTGCGCTGCAGGGCTTCTCCTCGGCGCTCATCCCGGTGGCCATGGCCGTGCTGCGCGACCTGCTGCCACGGGAGAAGGTCGCGGGCGCAGTGGCACTGACCAGCGCCACGATGGGCATCGGAGGCGCCCTGGGTCTACCGGCAGCGGGCATTCTCTACGACACCCTGGGGTGGGCCTCGGTCTTCTACGTCTCGGCGGCTGCCGGTGTGCTCCTGCTGGTCGGCATCCTCGTCACGGTTCCGGCGGGCGCCTCGGGCACCCGGGGCCGCTTCGACCTCGTCGGCGCGGTGCTGTTGTCGCTCGCACTCGTGGCGCTGCTGCTCGGGATCTCGAAGGGACCGGTCTGGGGATGGTCGAGTCCGCAGACCCTCGTGAGCCTCGGGGCGGCCGCCGTCGTCCTCGCGATCTGGGTCCCGTACGAACTGCGCGTTCCCGTCCCCATGGTGGATCTGCGCGTCTCGTCGCGTCGGCCTGTTCTGCTCACCAACATCGCCGGACTCTTCGTCGGCTTCGCGGCGTACGCGAACACCCTCTCCACGACGCAGCAACTGCAACTTCCGGAGATCACCGGCTTCGGATTCGGTCTCAGTGCGGCGACCGCGGGTCTGTGCATGGTTCCGGGTGGACTCACGATGCTCGTCGTCTCCCCGCTGTCGGCCCGCATGACCGCACGATTCGGCGGCCGCACCACTCTCCTGGCCGCGGGACTGCTCATGACCGTGGCCTACGGATTCCGCATGATCTTCGACGACACCGTCGCACTCATCGTCATCGGTAGCGTCCTCGTCAGCATCGGCAACGCGATGGCCTTCGCGACCATGCCGGCGCTGATCATGGCGGTCGTCCCGCTCACGGAGACCGCAGCGGCCAACGGCGTCAACAGCCTGCTCCGTACGATCGGATCGTCGGGCATGAGCGCGGTGGTCGCGGCACTGGTCGCCGGGCTCACCATGGAGGCGGCCGGGACGGTCTTCCCGGCCCACAGTGCCTTCGTGGCGATGTTCGGGATCGCCGGCGCCGCGACGTTCTCCGCTAGCCTGGCAGCCATGTTCCTTCCGAGGCACCGACCGTCGACGACGCGCGTCGCGGGCGCATCCGTGGAGGCGAAGGCCTAG
- a CDS encoding cobalt-precorrin-4/precorrin-4 C(11)-methyltransferase: MTVHFVGSGPGAADLLTLRAVNLLREVPVVLYAGTYLDAETLSHCRDDAELVDTQHLDLDEITAHLVDAHRRGLDAVRLCSGDPSLYSALTEQTRRLDAAGVPWDVTPGVPAYAAAAAALGTELTVPELVQTVVLTRTQARSTAMPDTEALTRVAGIRASLVLHLAITRIRVLAEELTAEYGADCPVAVVAFASRPNQVVLRGTLADIADGVEAAELKHTAVIVVGHALGVRERPDVACSHLYDPARERPGLG; this comes from the coding sequence ATGACCGTCCATTTCGTCGGATCCGGACCCGGAGCGGCCGACCTGCTCACGCTGCGAGCGGTGAACCTGCTGCGCGAGGTCCCGGTCGTGCTGTACGCCGGTACCTATCTCGATGCCGAGACCCTCTCGCACTGCCGTGACGACGCCGAACTGGTCGACACACAACACCTGGACCTCGACGAGATCACCGCCCATCTCGTCGACGCGCACCGGCGCGGCCTCGACGCCGTGCGACTGTGCTCCGGCGACCCGTCGCTGTACTCGGCGCTCACCGAACAGACGCGACGACTCGACGCCGCAGGCGTGCCCTGGGACGTCACGCCCGGTGTGCCCGCCTACGCCGCGGCGGCCGCGGCACTCGGCACCGAACTGACCGTTCCCGAACTCGTGCAGACGGTCGTGCTGACCCGCACGCAGGCCCGGTCGACGGCGATGCCCGACACCGAGGCTCTGACGCGGGTCGCGGGGATCCGGGCGAGTCTCGTCCTGCACCTGGCGATCACCCGCATCCGTGTCCTGGCCGAAGAACTCACTGCCGAATACGGCGCCGATTGTCCCGTCGCGGTGGTCGCGTTCGCATCGCGGCCGAACCAGGTCGTGCTGCGCGGCACCCTCGCCGACATCGCCGACGGTGTGGAAGCCGCGGAGCTGAAGCACACCGCGGTCATCGTCGTCGGACACGCTCTCGGCGTGCGTGAGCGGCCGGATGTGGCCTGCTCGCATCTCTACGACCCCGCCCGCGAGCGCCCCGGTCTCGGATAA
- a CDS encoding bifunctional cobalt-precorrin-7 (C(5))-methyltransferase/cobalt-precorrin-6B (C(15))-methyltransferase — translation MGPMRQTTGITVVGIGADGWAGVPSAVRERIFAAEVLLGGRRHLDLVPACAAVREEWPSPLLSGLDDLLDRHAGKDVVALASGDPLVSGIGTTLIRRLGGDAVEVIPAVSSAALARARMGWSAEECETVTVVGREIDALRRVLTRGRKLVVLVDGARVADVATLLVAAGFGNSRVAVLSHLGAADESRIDAKAAHLTDTGVRSLSLMCVEVDGPAGLSVLPGLDDSLFEHDGQLSKRTVRVAAVCALAPRPGELLWDVGAGAGSVGIEWARTDPRCRTLAIEKDERRAGAIERNAAALGVPSAVRVVRGAAPAALDGLPVPDAIFVGGGGSREGVLDTCWDALPPGGRLVAHAVTLETEAGLVLWWKTHGGELTRLSVEHADPIGTFTGWRAQRPVVQWSAVKGER, via the coding sequence ATGGGACCGATGCGACAGACGACAGGCATCACCGTTGTCGGAATCGGGGCGGACGGATGGGCGGGCGTGCCGTCGGCCGTCCGGGAACGGATATTCGCAGCCGAGGTCCTGCTGGGCGGCCGGCGCCACCTCGATCTGGTGCCCGCCTGCGCAGCGGTGCGCGAAGAGTGGCCGTCGCCGCTCCTGTCCGGGCTCGACGACCTCCTCGACCGGCACGCCGGCAAGGACGTCGTCGCGCTGGCATCCGGTGATCCGCTGGTCTCCGGGATCGGTACCACCCTGATCCGGCGTCTCGGAGGCGACGCCGTGGAGGTGATCCCGGCGGTCTCGTCGGCGGCACTCGCCCGTGCGCGCATGGGCTGGTCCGCGGAGGAGTGCGAGACGGTCACCGTCGTGGGTCGCGAGATCGATGCTCTGCGCAGAGTTCTGACGCGCGGACGCAAACTCGTCGTCCTCGTCGACGGTGCACGTGTCGCGGATGTTGCGACGCTCCTGGTGGCCGCCGGTTTCGGGAACTCACGGGTCGCGGTGTTGTCGCATCTCGGTGCTGCGGACGAGTCCCGGATCGATGCGAAGGCGGCCCATCTGACCGATACGGGCGTCCGGTCTCTGAGTCTGATGTGCGTCGAGGTCGACGGACCCGCCGGGTTGTCGGTGCTGCCCGGTCTCGACGACTCCCTGTTCGAACACGACGGACAGCTCAGCAAGCGGACCGTGCGTGTCGCGGCGGTGTGCGCACTCGCGCCACGACCGGGGGAGTTGCTGTGGGACGTCGGTGCGGGAGCCGGGTCCGTCGGAATCGAATGGGCGCGAACCGATCCGCGCTGTCGTACTCTCGCGATCGAGAAGGACGAGAGGCGCGCCGGCGCAATCGAGCGCAATGCTGCCGCGTTGGGTGTGCCGTCGGCGGTGCGGGTCGTCCGTGGTGCCGCCCCCGCCGCGCTCGACGGACTCCCGGTGCCCGACGCGATCTTCGTCGGCGGGGGAGGAAGTCGTGAGGGTGTGCTCGACACGTGCTGGGACGCATTGCCTCCCGGCGGTCGGCTCGTCGCGCATGCAGTGACGCTGGAGACCGAGGCCGGCCTCGTGCTGTGGTGGAAGACGCACGGCGGTGAACTCACCCGTCTGTCCGTCGAACACGCAGATCCCATAGGAACATTCACCGGCTGGCGTGCGCAGCGACCGGTCGTGCAGTGGAGCGCAGTGAAAGGCGAACGATGA
- a CDS encoding VWA domain-containing protein: protein MHVYPFGAVVGSDDLALALTLCAVSPSIGGVLVRGEKGTAKSTTVRAHAALLPQITVVDECRFSCDPAAPDTSCPDGPHPADAGAHVRPVRLVELPVGAAEDRVTGSLHLGKALADRTAEYEPGLLALAHRGVLYVDEVNLLHDHLVDLLLDAAAMGRSTVERDGVSVEHASRFVLVGTMNPEEGELRPQLLDRFGLAVDVAAPRDPHVRAEIVRRRMAFDADPAGFTARWADRDAEWSRRVVSARELVPQVVLSDDALVSIAEVCAAFDVDGMRADLVTARTAIAHAAWHGRLEVTREDIAAAARLALPHRRRRNPFDAPTSSDDLLDDLLGGDDPDPGPDDDPGGGESAPDDSAAETSSGSGDRLSTTLASASDPFRARVFSVDRVGRGAAGRRSRAVTTIGRTVGSRRGDTGPVHLPATIRATILTDQGLQLRRKIIEGRETNLVLLCVDASGSMAARNRMVQVKTAVLSLLLDAYRRRDIVGLVTFRGTGATLALPPTNSVDVAAARLRELPAGGRTPLAEGLIEAAETVRRHSLRDPRRRALLVVVTDGRATAGRDAVQRSLDAADVIAAQGISSVVVDSETGRFRMGLAARLAERLGAEYVPVGEVDADALAGIVRERAA from the coding sequence GTGCATGTGTATCCGTTCGGTGCGGTGGTCGGTTCGGACGACCTCGCGCTGGCCCTGACCCTGTGTGCGGTGTCGCCGTCGATCGGCGGTGTGCTCGTGCGCGGCGAGAAGGGCACCGCGAAATCGACGACCGTGCGTGCCCACGCCGCGCTGTTGCCGCAGATCACCGTCGTGGACGAGTGCCGGTTCTCGTGTGATCCGGCCGCACCCGACACGTCCTGTCCGGACGGCCCTCACCCTGCCGATGCGGGCGCGCATGTCCGTCCGGTGCGGCTGGTGGAACTGCCTGTCGGCGCGGCCGAGGATCGCGTCACCGGCTCGCTGCATCTCGGCAAGGCACTGGCCGACCGCACGGCGGAATACGAACCCGGCCTCCTGGCATTGGCCCACCGCGGCGTGCTGTACGTCGACGAGGTCAACCTCCTGCACGACCACCTGGTCGACCTACTGCTCGACGCCGCGGCGATGGGTCGCTCGACCGTCGAACGCGACGGGGTCTCCGTCGAGCACGCCTCCCGATTCGTGCTGGTCGGGACGATGAATCCCGAGGAGGGCGAGCTTCGCCCGCAGCTGCTCGACCGCTTCGGTCTCGCGGTGGACGTGGCCGCGCCCCGCGACCCGCACGTGCGCGCCGAGATCGTGCGGCGGCGGATGGCCTTCGACGCCGATCCGGCCGGTTTCACCGCGCGGTGGGCGGATCGGGATGCCGAGTGGTCGCGCCGCGTCGTCTCCGCACGCGAACTCGTCCCGCAGGTCGTGCTGAGCGACGATGCGCTGGTCTCGATCGCCGAGGTGTGCGCGGCGTTCGACGTGGACGGCATGCGCGCCGACCTGGTCACCGCCCGCACAGCGATCGCACACGCCGCCTGGCACGGCCGCCTCGAGGTGACACGCGAGGACATCGCGGCAGCAGCCCGGCTCGCGCTTCCGCACCGTCGGCGCCGCAACCCGTTCGACGCCCCCACCAGCAGCGACGACCTGCTCGACGACCTGCTCGGCGGAGACGACCCCGATCCCGGCCCCGACGACGATCCCGGTGGCGGCGAAAGCGCACCCGACGACTCGGCAGCGGAGACGTCCTCCGGCTCGGGCGACAGGTTGTCCACCACCCTGGCGTCGGCATCGGATCCGTTTCGCGCCAGGGTGTTCTCCGTCGATCGGGTCGGGCGCGGGGCGGCCGGCCGTCGGTCGCGGGCGGTCACCACGATCGGCCGCACAGTGGGCAGTCGCCGCGGCGACACCGGTCCGGTTCACCTTCCCGCCACGATCCGCGCGACCATCCTCACCGATCAGGGTCTGCAGCTGCGCCGCAAGATCATCGAAGGCCGCGAGACCAATCTCGTCCTGCTCTGTGTCGACGCCTCCGGGTCGATGGCCGCACGCAACCGGATGGTGCAGGTCAAGACCGCCGTCCTGTCGCTGCTGCTCGACGCCTACCGCCGTCGCGACATCGTCGGCCTCGTGACCTTCCGCGGCACGGGCGCGACCCTCGCACTCCCGCCGACGAATTCGGTGGACGTGGCCGCCGCACGACTACGAGAACTCCCCGCCGGTGGGCGGACCCCGCTGGCCGAAGGTCTGATCGAAGCGGCCGAAACCGTTCGACGCCATTCGCTCCGGGATCCACGTCGGCGTGCCCTGCTCGTCGTGGTCACCGACGGTCGTGCCACCGCCGGGCGGGACGCTGTGCAGCGTTCGCTCGACGCCGCAGACGTCATTGCTGCACAGGGAATCTCCTCGGTGGTGGTGGATTCCGAGACGGGACGGTTCCGGATGGGTCTCGCGGCCCGTCTCGCCGAACGCCTCGGCGCCGAATACGTGCCCGTCGGTGAGGTCGATGCCGACGCCCTCGCGGGAATCGTTCGGGAGAGGGCCGCCTGA
- the cobO gene encoding cob(I)yrinic acid a,c-diamide adenosyltransferase — MPKGQPTVVPDDGLTTRQRRNRPLLMVNTGDGKGKSTAAFGLALRGWNQGWSVAVFQFVKSAKWRLGEQTAFETLADLHDERGTGGPIEWHKMGSGWSWSRKEGTEEDHAADARAGWREIQRRLAAEQHGLYVLDEFTYPIAWGWVDIDEVVDTLTSRPGRQHVMITGRRAHPKLVEVADLVTEMTKVKHPMDAGQKGQRGIEW, encoded by the coding sequence ATGCCGAAGGGACAGCCCACCGTCGTACCCGACGACGGTCTCACGACCCGCCAGCGCCGCAACCGGCCGCTGCTGATGGTCAACACCGGTGACGGAAAAGGGAAGTCCACGGCCGCATTCGGTCTCGCGCTGCGGGGCTGGAACCAGGGCTGGTCGGTCGCCGTCTTCCAGTTCGTCAAGTCCGCCAAGTGGCGCCTCGGCGAGCAGACCGCCTTCGAGACCCTCGCCGACCTGCACGACGAGCGCGGCACCGGCGGGCCGATCGAGTGGCACAAGATGGGATCCGGCTGGTCGTGGTCGCGCAAGGAGGGCACCGAGGAGGACCACGCCGCCGACGCCCGCGCCGGATGGCGCGAGATCCAGCGACGCCTCGCCGCGGAGCAGCACGGCCTGTACGTGCTGGACGAGTTCACCTATCCGATCGCCTGGGGGTGGGTCGACATCGACGAGGTCGTCGATACGCTGACCTCTCGGCCGGGACGCCAGCACGTCATGATCACGGGGCGGCGGGCGCACCCGAAGCTCGTCGAGGTCGCCGACCTGGTGACGGAGATGACGAAGGTCAAGCATCCGATGGATGCGGGTCAGAAGGGCCAGCGAGGGATCGAGTGGTGA
- a CDS encoding cobyrinate a,c-diamide synthase: MRVPRVVVAAPASGHGKTTVATGLMAALRRAGHVVSGHKIGPDYIDPGYHSLATGRPGRNLDPHLVGEDLVAPLFLHGAAGADIAVIEGVMGLYDGMIGTDGYASTAHTAALLSAPVILVVDVSHASRSIAAIVHGMASYDRGTRIAGVILNKAGSQRHSDEVIRALEPTGIPVIGVLGRDDGITVPSRHLGLVPAEERDEATAQVDRLAARIAERIDLTEILGIASAAPDLSATPWSPGTSTADGPVIAVAGGRAFTFRYTETEELLRAHGCRPVSFDPLRDERLPAGTAGIYLGGGFPEVHATDLAANLPLRTHLRAAIAAGVPTVAECAGLLYLGREVDGHEMVGALDTSARMTPRLTLGYRTAIAPQDTLLAPAGTRVTGHEFHRTAIDPGSSPAWLLDGRPDGVATATVHASYLHTHWAGHPDLARRFTDAARAAEPAPEPTSAPARRRTHEPDLHHHGDRDATEGLVDLAVNVSRRPRPVWLDDALRASLDALARYPDPSDARAALADRHGRSNDEVLPTAGGAEAFTLIARARAWRKPVVVHPQFTEPEAALLAAGHRVTRVVLRRDDGFVLDPGAVPEDADLVIVGNPTNPTSVLHSADTLLALTRPGRVVVVDEAFMDAVPGETESLTGEFVPGLVVLRSLTKTWAIPGLRAGYVVGDAAVLVDLAAQQPPWSVSTPAAAAMIACASDDAVRETDVIAREIAADREVLVDALTDLGIRLVSPSTAPFVLASVPEGTRDRLREKGFALRRGDTFPGLGDDWVRIAVRDAATTAALVETWRTIL, from the coding sequence GTGAGAGTTCCACGTGTAGTCGTCGCCGCACCGGCATCCGGGCACGGGAAGACCACCGTCGCCACGGGTCTCATGGCGGCGCTGCGCCGCGCCGGCCATGTCGTGTCGGGCCACAAGATCGGTCCCGACTACATCGATCCCGGCTACCACTCCCTCGCCACCGGCCGACCCGGCCGCAACCTCGACCCGCATCTCGTCGGCGAGGACCTCGTCGCTCCCCTCTTCCTGCACGGCGCCGCCGGCGCGGACATCGCCGTGATCGAAGGTGTCATGGGGTTGTACGACGGGATGATCGGCACCGACGGATACGCGTCCACCGCCCACACCGCGGCCCTGCTGTCCGCACCGGTGATCCTCGTCGTCGACGTCTCGCACGCCTCCCGGTCGATCGCGGCGATCGTGCACGGCATGGCGTCCTACGACCGCGGCACGCGGATCGCCGGCGTGATCCTGAACAAGGCCGGATCGCAGCGACATTCGGACGAGGTGATCCGCGCACTCGAACCGACCGGCATCCCGGTGATCGGCGTGCTCGGTCGCGACGACGGCATCACCGTTCCGTCGCGCCATCTCGGCCTGGTGCCCGCCGAGGAACGCGACGAGGCGACCGCACAGGTGGATCGGCTCGCCGCGCGGATCGCCGAGCGCATCGACCTCACCGAGATCCTCGGTATCGCCTCGGCAGCACCCGACCTGTCGGCAACGCCGTGGTCACCGGGCACATCCACCGCGGACGGACCGGTGATCGCTGTCGCCGGAGGTCGTGCCTTCACCTTCCGCTACACCGAGACCGAGGAACTCCTGCGCGCACACGGATGCCGACCGGTGTCGTTCGATCCCCTGCGCGACGAACGGCTGCCTGCCGGCACCGCGGGGATCTATCTCGGCGGCGGGTTCCCCGAGGTGCACGCCACCGACCTCGCCGCGAACCTCCCCCTGCGCACGCACCTGCGCGCCGCGATCGCGGCGGGGGTTCCGACCGTCGCCGAGTGCGCCGGTCTGCTCTATCTGGGGCGGGAGGTCGACGGGCACGAGATGGTCGGCGCCCTCGACACCTCGGCACGGATGACGCCGCGCCTGACCCTCGGCTACCGCACCGCGATCGCACCGCAGGACACCCTGCTCGCCCCCGCCGGCACCCGCGTCACCGGCCACGAATTCCACCGCACCGCGATCGATCCCGGCTCGTCTCCCGCGTGGCTGCTCGACGGCCGGCCGGACGGCGTCGCGACCGCCACGGTGCACGCGTCGTACCTGCACACGCACTGGGCCGGACATCCCGATCTCGCACGACGTTTCACGGACGCCGCACGGGCGGCGGAGCCCGCACCCGAACCCACCTCGGCACCGGCACGTCGTCGAACACACGAACCCGACCTGCACCATCACGGCGACCGCGACGCGACCGAGGGGCTGGTCGACCTCGCCGTCAACGTCTCGCGCCGACCGCGACCGGTATGGCTCGACGACGCCCTGCGTGCCTCGCTGGACGCTCTCGCCCGGTATCCCGACCCGAGCGATGCACGCGCCGCCCTCGCCGATCGTCACGGCCGCAGCAACGACGAGGTCCTTCCGACGGCGGGGGGTGCCGAGGCGTTCACGTTGATCGCCCGGGCGCGGGCATGGCGGAAGCCGGTGGTGGTGCACCCGCAGTTCACCGAACCGGAGGCGGCACTGCTGGCCGCCGGGCATCGCGTCACGCGAGTCGTGTTGCGCCGCGACGACGGGTTCGTCCTCGATCCGGGTGCGGTCCCGGAGGATGCCGACCTGGTGATCGTCGGCAATCCGACCAATCCCACCTCGGTCCTGCACTCGGCGGACACGCTTCTGGCACTGACCCGACCGGGGCGGGTGGTCGTGGTCGACGAGGCGTTCATGGACGCCGTTCCCGGCGAAACCGAATCGTTGACGGGAGAGTTCGTTCCGGGACTCGTGGTGCTGCGGTCGCTCACCAAGACGTGGGCGATCCCGGGCCTGCGCGCGGGATACGTGGTCGGCGACGCCGCGGTGCTCGTGGATCTCGCCGCGCAGCAGCCGCCCTGGTCGGTGTCCACTCCCGCAGCGGCCGCGATGATCGCGTGCGCATCCGACGATGCAGTACGCGAGACCGACGTGATCGCGCGGGAGATCGCCGCTGACAGGGAGGTTCTCGTCGACGCCCTCACCGACCTCGGGATCCGCCTGGTCTCCCCCTCGACGGCCCCGTTCGTGCTGGCGTCCGTTCCCGAAGGAACTCGGGATCGATTGCGGGAGAAGGGTTTCGCACTGCGTCGCGGCGACACCTTTCCCGGTCTCGGTGACGACTGGGTGCGGATCGCGGTGCGCGACGCGGCGACCACGGCGGCGCTCGTCGAGACGTGGAGAACGATCCTGTGA
- a CDS encoding cobalamin biosynthesis protein, giving the protein MKQRALGLVLGYAADQFFGDPQRWHPVSGFGKLARAAEGRLYADHRVAGVVFTSLLVGSAGALGYVADRATRDRPVLSVTVTALATWTVLGGRSLGFEARTIDAQLRDGDLAAARQQVTHLVGRDPSQLDENGIARATIESVAENTSDAVVAPLWWGAVLGPAGLLGYRAANTLDARVGHRTPRLERFGWASARFDDLLNLVPARLTALLAVALGDDGRGAVRAWHRDARKHPSPNAGPVEAAFAGALGIRLGGTNVYHGVVEDRGTLGDGPTPVPEDIGRTARLASKVGLGAVATAVAVAVARRR; this is encoded by the coding sequence GTGAAGCAGAGGGCACTCGGACTGGTGCTCGGCTACGCCGCCGACCAATTCTTCGGCGACCCACAGCGGTGGCATCCCGTGAGCGGCTTCGGGAAGTTGGCGCGCGCCGCCGAGGGCCGGCTGTACGCCGACCACCGCGTCGCCGGGGTGGTGTTCACCTCACTACTGGTCGGCTCCGCCGGCGCGTTGGGATACGTCGCCGACCGCGCGACCCGCGATCGTCCGGTGCTGTCGGTGACCGTCACGGCGCTGGCCACCTGGACCGTGCTCGGTGGTCGTTCCCTCGGATTCGAGGCCCGGACGATCGACGCCCAGCTCCGCGACGGCGATCTCGCCGCGGCGCGGCAACAGGTGACCCACCTGGTGGGCCGCGACCCGTCGCAGCTCGACGAGAACGGGATCGCGCGCGCCACCATCGAATCGGTCGCCGAGAACACCTCCGACGCCGTCGTCGCCCCGCTGTGGTGGGGTGCGGTCCTCGGTCCGGCCGGTCTGCTCGGCTACCGGGCCGCGAACACCCTCGACGCGCGCGTAGGTCACCGCACGCCGCGACTCGAACGGTTCGGCTGGGCCTCGGCCCGGTTCGACGACCTGCTCAATCTCGTCCCCGCTCGCCTCACCGCCCTGTTGGCTGTCGCACTCGGTGACGACGGCCGGGGCGCGGTCCGGGCGTGGCACCGGGACGCGCGTAAGCATCCGAGCCCGAATGCCGGTCCGGTCGAGGCGGCGTTCGCCGGTGCTCTCGGGATCCGGCTCGGCGGCACGAACGTCTATCACGGGGTGGTCGAGGATCGCGGCACGCTCGGCGACGGACCCACGCCGGTCCCGGAAGATATCGGCCGGACCGCGCGACTCGCCTCGAAGGTCGGACTCGGAGCCGTGGCGACGGCTGTCGCCGTCGCGGTCGCACGTCGTCGATAA